A window of Chloroflexota bacterium contains these coding sequences:
- a CDS encoding BtaA family protein, whose product MLSQTPATSKPVLTQGLLERLVFGSGLVFNQTWEDPDVDKQALALGGDDVIFAIASAGDNVLACALAGPKKIYAVDLNPAQIYLLNLKIAAAQQLSYADFWHLFSLAPAPRAHGIYHQLLRSHVDDETRRFWDANLGLVRAGLYRAGVFGRTLWLLRTYLRVVCGSRALARVFECQSLAEQADFYFKRVHSRWWNPLAKPFAEQLPILLMFGAHPHQARRVRGRQFASFLAAGIRRAMSTSPARDNFLWQQVLLGRYLVPPPYLRPENFARLKEAVTRIETRVGRAEIFLSDVPPSSVTRFNLLDAPDWLSAEETIRWWDVLQEAAAPEARVLFRSIDPGYRLPDSILSRWQNISDPNWVARERTGVYAGVHLLCRRS is encoded by the coding sequence ATGCTATCCCAAACACCTGCGACGAGCAAGCCGGTTTTGACACAGGGCTTGCTTGAACGTCTCGTGTTCGGCTCCGGGCTGGTGTTCAACCAGACCTGGGAAGACCCGGACGTGGACAAACAGGCGCTGGCTCTCGGTGGTGATGACGTGATATTTGCCATTGCCTCGGCGGGCGACAATGTGCTGGCCTGCGCCCTCGCCGGGCCGAAGAAGATTTACGCCGTTGACCTCAACCCGGCCCAGATTTATCTGCTCAACTTGAAGATCGCGGCGGCCCAACAGTTGAGTTACGCCGACTTCTGGCATCTCTTCTCGCTCGCGCCTGCGCCGCGCGCTCACGGCATCTATCATCAACTTTTGCGCTCTCACGTTGATGATGAGACGCGCCGCTTCTGGGACGCGAATCTTGGGTTGGTGCGCGCCGGGCTATACCGGGCCGGCGTGTTCGGGCGGACGCTGTGGCTTCTGCGAACTTACTTGAGGGTGGTGTGCGGCTCGCGCGCGCTGGCGCGAGTCTTTGAGTGCCAGTCGCTGGCCGAGCAGGCCGACTTCTACTTCAAGCGTGTTCACTCGCGCTGGTGGAATCCGCTCGCCAAACCGTTCGCCGAGCAGTTGCCGATCCTTCTCATGTTTGGCGCTCATCCGCATCAAGCGCGGCGGGTGCGTGGCCGGCAGTTCGCTAGTTTTCTGGCGGCGGGGATTCGGCGGGCCATGAGCACCTCTCCGGCCCGCGATAACTTCCTCTGGCAACAAGTTTTGCTGGGCCGCTATCTTGTACCGCCGCCTTACTTGCGGCCTGAGAACTTCGCCCGATTAAAAGAGGCCGTGACTCGAATCGAGACCCGCGTCGGGCGGGCTGAAATTTTCCTTAGTGACGTTCCGCCGTCGTCCGTCACCCGTTTCAATTTGCTCGACGCGCCGGACTGGTTGTCAGCAGAGGAGACGATTAGGTGGTGGGATGTTTTGCAAGAGGCCGCCGCCCCGGAGGCCAGGGTTCTGTTCCGTTCCATTGATCCCGGCTATCGTTTGCCCGACTCTATTTTGAGTCGCTGGCAAAACATCTCTGACCCGAATTGGGTGGCGCGGGAACGAACGGGCGTGTACGCCGGCGTGCACTTGCTTTGCCGGAGAAGTTGA
- a CDS encoding SulP family inorganic anion transporter: MPRRSLPRLLKDEFTGYTADKFRQDTLAGLTVAAVALPLALAFGVASGATAAAGLVTAILAGLVIGGLSGAPYQISGPTGAMSAVLIVLAQKYGLSGIWIAGVLSGILLLVIGLLRLGRFIAFIPAPVISGFTSGIALIIAIGQLDNLLGAQTPKAESAALKFIGYFKGGYVPDWHTLVLGGIVIAAMILWPKKWNARFPASLLGIILATGFNAVFNWPVKIIGDIPQTLLLSDHLTFAAIPWTNLRDFIAPTLTITALGAVESLLCGAVASNMTGIRLQANQELIAQGVGNILIPFFGGVPATAAIARTSVGIKSGGQTRLVSIIHALAILASMFILAPVMSRVPLAALAGVLIVTAWRMNEWESIHYIFKHRLKTAMITFSITMLATITLDLTQAILIGAFLSGAVFLNQSASIDIEVQEVDVEKLRGRGIENAGKCRHVRVAYLTGPLFFAATGNFNEAFAKLNETHALILSMRGVPLVDTSGLQVMLALHERLTHSGGTLMLAGVHDDVRRMLERGGLVEAIGEQNFFWSADQAIVEAERRGCAHCEK, translated from the coding sequence ATGCCTCGCCGTAGTTTGCCCCGCCTCTTGAAAGACGAATTCACCGGTTACACCGCCGACAAGTTTCGACAGGACACCCTCGCCGGTCTCACCGTCGCCGCCGTGGCCCTGCCGTTGGCCCTGGCCTTCGGCGTGGCCTCCGGGGCCACCGCCGCCGCCGGGCTGGTGACGGCCATCCTGGCCGGTCTCGTCATCGGCGGCCTGTCGGGCGCGCCTTATCAAATCTCCGGGCCGACCGGAGCGATGAGCGCGGTGCTGATCGTGCTGGCGCAGAAATATGGCCTGAGCGGAATTTGGATCGCGGGTGTTCTTTCTGGTATCTTGTTATTAGTAATTGGTCTATTGCGATTGGGCCGCTTCATCGCCTTCATTCCTGCGCCCGTCATCAGCGGCTTCACCTCCGGCATCGCTCTCATCATCGCCATCGGCCAGCTTGACAACCTGCTCGGCGCGCAAACGCCAAAAGCCGAGTCGGCGGCGCTCAAATTTATCGGCTACTTCAAGGGTGGCTACGTGCCCGACTGGCACACGCTGGTGCTTGGCGGCATCGTCATCGCCGCCATGATTCTGTGGCCCAAGAAGTGGAACGCGCGCTTCCCGGCCTCCCTGCTCGGCATCATCCTGGCCACTGGCTTCAACGCCGTGTTCAACTGGCCGGTGAAGATCATCGGCGACATTCCGCAAACATTACTACTCAGCGACCACCTCACGTTTGCCGCCATCCCGTGGACGAATTTACGAGACTTCATCGCACCCACGTTGACCATCACCGCTCTCGGCGCTGTTGAGAGTTTGCTCTGCGGGGCAGTCGCCAGCAACATGACCGGCATTCGCTTGCAGGCTAATCAGGAATTGATCGCCCAGGGCGTAGGCAACATCCTCATCCCCTTTTTTGGCGGCGTCCCGGCCACAGCGGCCATTGCCCGCACCAGTGTCGGCATCAAGTCCGGCGGGCAGACGCGCCTGGTCAGCATTATTCATGCCCTCGCCATCCTGGCTTCAATGTTCATCCTGGCCCCGGTCATGTCGCGCGTTCCGCTGGCGGCGCTGGCCGGGGTGTTGATCGTGACCGCCTGGCGGATGAACGAGTGGGAGTCGATCCACTACATCTTCAAGCACCGGCTCAAGACGGCGATGATCACCTTTAGCATCACCATGCTGGCGACGATTACGCTTGACCTGACGCAGGCGATCCTCATCGGCGCGTTTCTGTCGGGCGCGGTGTTCTTGAACCAGAGCGCCAGCATTGATATTGAGGTGCAGGAAGTGGACGTGGAAAAACTGCGCGGGCGCGGCATTGAGAACGCCGGCAAATGCCGCCACGTGCGCGTGGCCTACCTCACCGGCCCGCTGTTCTTCGCCGCCACCGGCAACTTCAACGAAGCTTTTGCGAAACTCAACGAAACCCACGCTCTGATTCTTTCGATGCGCGGCGTGCCGCTGGTGGATACCTCAGGCTTGCAAGTGATGCTCGCCCTGCATGAGCGCCTCACGCACAGTGGAGGCACTTTGATGCTGGCCGGAGTCCACGACGACGTGCGGCGCATGTTGGAGCGCGGCGGATTGGTTGAGGCGATTGGCGAGCAAAACTTCTTCTGGAGCGCCGACCAGGCGATTGTGGAAGCCGAGCGGCGCGGATGCGCGCATTGTGAAAAATGA
- a CDS encoding MFS transporter, which produces MPRFPALASRDFRIFWVGQFISLIGTWMQSTVQPYLAYRLTGQPIYLGLVGFAATLPTLLFTLPGGVFVERMDKRKVVIIMQAVMMVQAFVMAYLALSGVINIWHIIALAFVLGSANSIEITARQAMLIELVGKEALPNAIALQSTIFNTARVLGPAFAAPFLLILGNQGEGWAFFANGVSYLFVIVGLLIVRTRPQAKPASGRSALGEFMDGQRFIREAPVVLALILMATVLGFFAFPFSQQIPVIARVTLAQAADTQAAVAARNSALVTAQGVGALIAAVALTAFSAMHHRGRLLTIAQTVFGVAFLSLALTKTLPLALFFMVFVGWGTVTQLATTNTLIQLSVPDHLRGRVISTYLWSLQGVAPFGSLFIGWMVQAWGVQAALLVSGSVSLLSVVALNLYTPTLRRVET; this is translated from the coding sequence TTGCCCCGCTTCCCCGCCCTGGCCTCGCGTGACTTTCGCATCTTCTGGGTCGGCCAGTTCATCTCGCTCATCGGCACCTGGATGCAGAGCACGGTTCAACCGTATCTGGCTTACCGCCTCACCGGCCAGCCCATTTATCTGGGGCTGGTAGGGTTTGCCGCCACCCTGCCCACGCTCCTCTTCACTTTGCCCGGCGGCGTCTTTGTCGAGCGGATGGACAAACGCAAAGTCGTCATCATCATGCAAGCGGTGATGATGGTGCAGGCCTTCGTGATGGCCTACCTGGCTCTGAGCGGCGTGATCAACATCTGGCACATCATCGCCCTGGCCTTTGTCCTGGGTTCGGCCAACTCTATCGAAATCACCGCCCGCCAAGCCATGCTAATCGAGTTGGTAGGCAAGGAGGCGCTTCCTAACGCCATCGCCTTGCAGTCCACCATCTTCAACACGGCCCGCGTGCTGGGGCCGGCCTTTGCCGCGCCCTTCCTTCTGATTCTTGGCAATCAAGGCGAAGGCTGGGCGTTCTTCGCCAACGGCGTGAGTTACCTGTTCGTCATCGTCGGCCTGCTCATCGTGCGCACTCGCCCACAAGCCAAACCCGCCTCCGGTCGAAGCGCCCTGGGCGAATTCATGGATGGCCAGCGCTTCATCAGGGAAGCGCCAGTTGTGTTAGCGTTGATTCTCATGGCAACCGTGCTCGGCTTCTTCGCTTTTCCGTTCAGTCAGCAAATTCCGGTCATCGCCCGGGTGACGCTCGCCCAAGCTGCCGACACTCAAGCGGCAGTCGCGGCGCGGAATAGCGCCCTGGTCACCGCCCAGGGAGTCGGCGCGTTGATCGCCGCTGTTGCCCTCACTGCCTTCAGCGCCATGCACCATCGCGGGCGTTTGCTCACCATTGCCCAAACAGTTTTCGGCGTCGCCTTCCTCAGCCTGGCCCTGACGAAAACTCTGCCGCTCGCTTTGTTCTTCATGGTATTCGTCGGCTGGGGAACCGTCACCCAACTGGCGACGACCAACACCTTGATCCAACTCAGCGTGCCGGATCATTTGCGCGGGCGCGTCATCAGCACCTATCTCTGGTCACTGCAAGGCGTCGCCCCGTTCGGCAGTTTGTTCATCGGCTGGATGGTGCAGGCCTGGGGCGTGCAGGCGGCGCTGTTGGTGAGCGGCTCGGTGAGCTTGCTCTCTGTTGTCGCCTTGAATCTTTACACGCCAACGCTGAGGCGGGTTGAGACTTAG
- a CDS encoding phosphatidate cytidylyltransferase, giving the protein MWRNPLADPLFVPSLKIVGVLLVFGFGLVLFFARKDLKAGLTGELGKRFIGWMIIAPLFLVATFVGGLAAAAILLFFFYRVTVEYVRVVGVERPYAIYLYTLIPATFLIAQFFPTLYFALPAASILLLTLVPILTRDVADLYLQLSYAGRGYLYLVWSIGHLILLKQAGGVGLVILVGVGVALSDVMQYTVGKLIGRRIISPEVNPRKAWEGLLGDFIGAGVAVALFNFALPPEFVLAHKIALAFIIGLGAAWGDLISSLIKRVAGSKDWGDFLPGHGGLLDRANSMVVVIPLVYYFTHLVLEYGKP; this is encoded by the coding sequence ATGTGGCGCAATCCTCTCGCTGACCCGCTCTTCGTTCCATCGTTGAAGATTGTCGGAGTGTTGCTCGTCTTCGGCTTCGGGCTGGTGCTGTTCTTCGCCCGCAAGGACCTGAAAGCCGGGCTGACCGGCGAACTGGGCAAACGCTTCATCGGCTGGATGATCATCGCCCCGCTGTTCCTCGTCGCCACCTTCGTCGGCGGGCTGGCCGCCGCCGCCATCCTGTTGTTCTTTTTCTATCGAGTGACCGTTGAATACGTGCGCGTGGTCGGCGTGGAGCGGCCTTACGCCATTTACCTTTATACCCTCATTCCCGCCACCTTCCTCATCGCCCAGTTCTTCCCGACGCTCTACTTCGCCCTCCCCGCCGCCTCGATCCTGCTCCTCACCCTCGTCCCGATCCTCACCCGCGACGTGGCCGACCTCTACCTTCAGCTTTCGTACGCCGGGCGCGGCTACTTGTATTTGGTGTGGTCCATCGGCCACCTGATCCTGCTCAAGCAAGCGGGCGGCGTGGGGCTGGTCATACTGGTCGGCGTGGGCGTGGCCCTCAGCGACGTGATGCAATACACCGTCGGCAAGCTCATTGGCCGGCGCATCATCTCGCCCGAAGTGAATCCGCGCAAAGCCTGGGAAGGCCTGCTCGGCGACTTCATCGGCGCGGGCGTGGCGGTGGCCCTGTTCAACTTTGCCCTGCCGCCTGAATTCGTCCTGGCGCACAAGATTGCGCTGGCCTTCATCATCGGCCTCGGCGCGGCCTGGGGCGACCTGATCAGCTCGCTTATCAAACGGGTGGCTGGAAGCAAAGACTGGGGCGACTTTCTCCCCGGCCACGGCGGCCTGCTCGACCGGGCCAACAGCATGGTCGTCGTCATCCCGCTCGTCTACTACTTCACTCACCTGGTTCTGGAATACGGAAAGCCGTAA
- a CDS encoding low molecular weight phosphotyrosine protein phosphatase → MTTKILFVCMGNICRSPVAEGVFNHLVAQAGRAGEFQVDSAGTGDWHAGQLPDPRSRAVAHKHGLALSHRARQIEHADFSRFDLIIVMDRDNLSDLRSFSSLTPEQRAKVKLLREFDPQANGNLEVPDPYYGGPEGFERMYEMIERSARELLKSVPPENSNQ, encoded by the coding sequence ATGACTACTAAAATCCTCTTCGTTTGCATGGGCAACATCTGCCGCAGTCCGGTGGCCGAAGGCGTGTTCAATCATCTTGTGGCGCAGGCAGGCCGCGCTGGCGAGTTCCAAGTGGACTCTGCCGGAACCGGCGACTGGCACGCCGGCCAACTGCCCGACCCGCGTTCGCGAGCCGTCGCTCACAAACACGGCCTGGCCCTGAGCCACCGCGCCCGCCAGATCGAACACGCCGACTTCAGCCGCTTCGATCTCATCATCGTCATGGATCGAGACAATCTCTCTGACCTGCGCTCGTTCTCGTCGCTCACGCCTGAGCAACGCGCCAAAGTCAAACTCCTGCGCGAGTTCGACCCGCAAGCCAACGGGAATCTTGAAGTGCCCGACCCGTACTACGGCGGCCCCGAAGGCTTCGAGCGCATGTATGAGATGATCGAGCGCTCGGCGCGTGAGTTGTTAAAATCCGTCCCGCCTGAAAACAGTAATCAGTGA
- the sppA gene encoding signal peptide peptidase SppA, with product MNFDAFKTSTVDLWDNTRVTLHNLRVRLRPASVDYVILGLGGSLPEYIPSPPKWHKWIPVDLGLTPGGPSLTGLRYIFDQIVEDPRPLGVLVQNYGLDVGWATAQSVRDLFSRFRARGKKVVFYSPSFDILDYYVATAADAIIIPPPGLWAVIGLRSELTFIKDTLNTYGIRAEVVNVSPYKTAWDTYARSDISPEHRDMLTWLMDGRYEAVVEAIASARKLDPARVRELIDSGPLNAQAAREAGLVDAVLYEDGLAEYLATPAQKVAKAKPKWQPPFAKKTESGPPPKPTAKLQRWGAVRASLRRPIRWRSGKYVGIIPLEGTIVLGRSQSLPIQLPFPIPFFSNQLAGSETIVQHFRDAEKDNEIAAIVLYVNSRGGSALASDLIWHEVERVRRKKPVVVYMGDYAASGGYFVSAGAQWIMAQPLTTTGSIGVISLKVVTAGLYEMFKANRVILQRGARASMFADDAPFSPEDRASAQAQIDHYYADFKNVVMNGRKMDEPTLEEVAGGRVWLGRQALGHKLVDALGDLNDAVEKAKELAKLPANRFTPNAWYSGSGGNLLPPPFPSQVASFIAAIQTALRETAWMIDPVEIKIR from the coding sequence ATGAATTTCGACGCCTTCAAAACCTCCACTGTTGATTTGTGGGATAACACCCGCGTTACCCTCCACAACCTGCGCGTCCGCCTGCGCCCGGCCTCGGTGGACTACGTGATCCTCGGCCTCGGCGGCTCACTGCCCGAATACATTCCGTCGCCGCCCAAGTGGCACAAGTGGATTCCGGTTGATCTCGGCTTGACGCCAGGCGGCCCGTCGCTCACCGGCCTGCGCTACATCTTCGATCAGATCGTCGAAGACCCGCGCCCGCTCGGCGTGCTCGTCCAGAATTACGGGCTGGACGTTGGCTGGGCCACGGCCCAAAGTGTGCGCGACCTCTTCAGCCGCTTCCGCGCGCGGGGCAAGAAGGTCGTGTTCTACTCGCCCTCCTTCGACATCCTCGACTACTACGTTGCCACCGCCGCCGACGCCATCATCATTCCCCCGCCCGGGCTGTGGGCCGTGATCGGCTTGCGGAGCGAACTGACCTTCATCAAAGACACGCTCAACACTTACGGCATTCGGGCCGAAGTGGTCAACGTCTCGCCCTACAAAACCGCCTGGGACACTTACGCCCGATCCGACATCTCGCCCGAACACCGCGACATGCTCACCTGGCTCATGGATGGCCGGTACGAAGCTGTGGTCGAAGCCATTGCCTCCGCCCGCAAGCTCGACCCGGCCCGCGTGCGAGAGCTGATCGACTCCGGGCCGCTCAACGCGCAGGCCGCCCGCGAGGCCGGGCTGGTGGATGCGGTTTTATACGAAGATGGCTTGGCCGAATATCTGGCGACGCCGGCGCAAAAAGTTGCTAAAGCAAAACCAAAGTGGCAACCGCCGTTTGCCAAAAAAACAGAGTCCGGCCCCCCACCCAAGCCGACGGCTAAACTCCAGCGCTGGGGCGCAGTGCGAGCCTCCCTTCGCCGTCCCATCCGTTGGCGCTCGGGCAAATACGTCGGCATCATCCCGCTCGAGGGCACGATTGTTTTGGGGCGCAGTCAATCCCTTCCGATCCAATTGCCCTTCCCCATCCCTTTCTTTAGCAATCAACTGGCCGGGTCGGAAACCATCGTCCAGCACTTTCGCGACGCCGAGAAGGACAATGAGATTGCGGCCATTGTGCTCTACGTGAACTCACGCGGCGGCTCGGCTCTGGCCTCTGATTTGATCTGGCACGAAGTGGAGCGGGTGCGGCGCAAGAAGCCGGTGGTGGTGTACATGGGCGACTACGCCGCCTCGGGCGGCTACTTCGTGTCGGCGGGCGCACAGTGGATCATGGCTCAGCCACTGACCACCACCGGCTCCATCGGCGTGATTTCATTAAAGGTGGTGACTGCCGGCCTGTACGAAATGTTCAAAGCCAATCGCGTGATTCTGCAACGCGGCGCGCGAGCCAGCATGTTCGCCGACGACGCGCCCTTCTCGCCGGAAGATCGGGCGTCAGCTCAGGCGCAAATTGATCACTACTACGCCGACTTCAAAAATGTGGTGATGAACGGGCGCAAGATGGATGAGCCGACTCTGGAAGAAGTGGCCGGTGGCCGGGTGTGGCTGGGGCGGCAGGCGCTGGGCCACAAATTGGTGGATGCATTGGGCGATTTGAATGATGCGGTTGAAAAGGCAAAGGAGTTGGCGAAACTGCCGGCCAACCGCTTTACGCCCAACGCCTGGTACAGCGGCAGTGGCGGCAACCTGCTCCCGCCGCCTTTTCCCTCGCAGGTTGCCAGCTTCATAGCCGCCATCCAAACTGCCTTGCGCGAAACAGCGTGGATGATTGACCCGGTTGAGATCAAGATAAGATGA
- a CDS encoding phenylacetate--CoA ligase family protein, which yields MRSFTPCEMIANTLNIAWNFLPFRQRPYQSRESIRAYQLRQLRRLVDFAYHNVALYHEKYDRAGVKPGDLQTLDDLKHFPTVSKNDVLAAYPNGALARGLDLSRCLVSKSSGSTGQVLNVVHQADRLGIQGLAMNRLFELYGSYLPWHHLVYIYTSEYPARSLFGLYPMTLIPTLTPTPQILSRLRDLRPHLMACYPSHLRAIANELGPEGCRQLRLKAISVSSELSTQQERDDLAALFNCGVYDEYSTEELTHVAAQCRDKTYHIFEDVAYLEILSPDSDQVLAVGQKGEVVGTYLHNYAMPFIRYRQGDFAVLDDSACSCGRTFRAIRDLGGRKLDQFILPSGRVLTSGWLLDASYSFLLEVGADIAAFTMIQEAVDEVRIEIVPGAGYMQPMSEAVRMRFLELVGEPINVRVTVVPEIKRSGGGKHHPIVSHVTQRNRK from the coding sequence ATGCGCTCGTTTACCCCCTGCGAAATGATCGCCAACACCCTCAACATCGCGTGGAACTTCCTCCCGTTTCGCCAACGGCCCTACCAGAGTCGCGAGTCCATTCGGGCCTATCAACTCCGGCAACTGCGGCGCCTCGTAGACTTTGCTTATCACAACGTCGCTTTGTATCACGAGAAATATGATCGGGCAGGCGTGAAGCCAGGCGATTTGCAAACACTTGATGACCTCAAGCACTTCCCAACGGTGAGCAAGAACGACGTGTTGGCCGCCTATCCAAACGGGGCGCTGGCGCGCGGCCTCGACCTGAGCCGCTGTCTGGTTTCCAAAAGTTCCGGCTCCACCGGCCAGGTGCTCAACGTGGTGCATCAAGCCGACCGGCTTGGCATTCAAGGCCTGGCCATGAACCGCCTCTTCGAGCTTTACGGCTCGTACCTGCCCTGGCATCACCTCGTCTACATCTACACCTCAGAGTATCCGGCGCGCTCGCTCTTCGGCCTGTATCCAATGACGCTCATCCCGACTCTGACACCCACGCCGCAAATTCTCTCTCGCCTGCGCGACCTGCGCCCGCACCTGATGGCTTGCTATCCCAGCCACCTGCGCGCCATCGCCAACGAGCTTGGCCCGGAAGGATGCCGTCAACTTCGCCTCAAGGCCATTTCGGTTTCCTCTGAACTTTCCACCCAGCAGGAGCGCGACGATCTGGCCGCCCTCTTCAACTGCGGCGTTTACGACGAATACTCGACCGAAGAGTTGACTCACGTTGCCGCCCAGTGCCGGGACAAGACTTATCACATCTTTGAGGATGTGGCCTATCTGGAGATCCTCTCGCCCGACTCGGATCAGGTTTTGGCCGTCGGCCAGAAGGGGGAAGTGGTCGGCACCTATCTCCACAACTATGCCATGCCGTTCATTCGTTACCGGCAGGGAGACTTTGCGGTTCTCGACGACTCGGCTTGCTCGTGTGGCCGAACCTTTCGCGCCATTCGCGACCTCGGCGGGCGCAAGCTCGATCAGTTCATCCTGCCCAGTGGGCGGGTGCTCACGTCCGGCTGGCTGTTGGATGCTTCGTACAGCTTCCTGCTCGAAGTCGGAGCCGACATCGCCGCCTTCACCATGATTCAGGAAGCGGTTGACGAGGTGCGGATCGAGATCGTGCCGGGGGCGGGTTACATGCAACCCATGTCAGAGGCGGTGAGAATGAGATTCCTGGAACTGGTCGGGGAGCCGATCAACGTCCGGGTGACGGTCGTGCCGGAGATCAAACGGTCGGGCGGGGGCAAGCATCATCCCATTGTGTCGCACGTCACTCAGCGAAACCGGAAGTAG
- a CDS encoding CDP-alcohol phosphatidyltransferase family protein, whose product MGIYSTKSNWQKALRPVVAFCVRNRVHPDVFTYGALGLSLVAAFAFLRAGSSTLWLWLAPPCLLLRLLFNLMDGLVAREIGLADAWGEVKNEFSDRLADSAIFLGLAFGGYADSRWAALALALILCVSYLGILGKALGGARVYGGLFGKGDRMISLALFTLYPLFSGNLAGYNWYLAFASLAAAITVVQRLRIIYVAQSSR is encoded by the coding sequence ATGGGCATCTACTCCACCAAATCCAACTGGCAAAAGGCGCTTCGGCCCGTCGTCGCCTTCTGCGTCCGCAACCGCGTCCACCCGGACGTTTTCACTTACGGCGCGCTCGGCCTCTCGCTCGTGGCGGCCTTTGCATTCTTGCGCGCCGGGTCGTCCACGCTCTGGCTGTGGCTCGCGCCGCCCTGCCTGTTGTTGCGACTGCTATTCAATTTGATGGATGGACTCGTGGCTCGCGAGATCGGCCTGGCCGACGCCTGGGGTGAGGTGAAGAATGAATTTAGCGACCGCCTCGCCGACAGCGCCATCTTTCTGGGCCTGGCCTTCGGCGGTTACGCCGACTCGCGCTGGGCGGCTCTGGCTCTGGCCCTCATCCTGTGCGTCTCCTACCTCGGCATTCTCGGCAAGGCGCTGGGTGGGGCGCGGGTGTATGGCGGCCTCTTCGGCAAAGGCGACCGGATGATCTCACTCGCCCTCTTCACCCTCTACCCTCTCTTCAGCGGCAACCTGGCCGGCTACAACTGGTACCTGGCGTTTGCCTCGCTGGCGGCGGCCATCACCGTCGTCCAACGTTTACGGATCATCTATGTGGCGCAATCCTCTCGCTGA